A region of Anolis carolinensis isolate JA03-04 unplaced genomic scaffold, rAnoCar3.1.pri scaffold_7, whole genome shotgun sequence DNA encodes the following proteins:
- the plpp7 gene encoding inactive phospholipid phosphatase 7 isoform X3: MSLPTLPIGRGDPSLPPDWPLPMSLPPPPRPGPAKYSSMCLRVHSSWDIFSLPAPFWGEGPGEEGPGPGLGHRWGGCGGLLPGPAFGAPRMPGTVAGPSSSSSQGRSRARDRNNLLNRAEFLSLSQPPKGTQEPPAAASSSSSSRKGGPSPPDGASPGARRPSQQLPEEDCMQLNPSFRGIAYSALLAIDISLSKRLGVCASTTASWGSARSMVLLLGLTGHGLPWVAGTLLCLVRSSTLAGQEVLLNLLLALLLDVVLVVIIIISKIIILKNNNRHNNNKIIIKLNNSQINNIINNNNK, translated from the exons ATGTCCCTCCCCACTTTGCCCATTGGCCGTGGGGACCCCTCTCTGCCTCCTGATTGGCCCCTGCCcatgtccctccccccccccccccgcccggggCCTGCCAAATACTCATCCATGTGCCTCCGGGTGCATTCCTCCTGGGATATATTTAGCCTCCCGGCTCCTTTTTGGGGCGAAGGGCCTGGCGAGGAGGGTCCGGGTCCGGGCCTGGGTCACCGCTGGGGTGGGTGCGGGGGTCTCCTCCCAGG GCCTGCCTTTGGAGCGCCGAGGATGCCCGGGACGGTGGCgggcccttcctcttcctcctcgcaGGGCCGGTCACGGGCCCGGGACCGCAACAACCTCCTGAACCGGGCCGAGTTCCTGTCCCTGAGCCAGCCCCCCAAGGGCACCCAGGAGCCCCCcgctgccgcctcctcctcctcgtcttcgCGGAAGGGGGGTCCCTCTCCCCCGGACGGGGCCTCCCCCGGGGCCCGGCGGCCGTCCCAGCAGCTTCCGGAGGAGGACTGCATGCAGCTGAACCCCTCCTTCCGGGGCATCGCCTACAGCGCCCTCCTGGCCATCGACATCTCCCTCTCCAAGCGGCTGGGGGTCTGCGCCAGCACCACCGCCTCCTGGGGCAGCGCCCGCTCCATGGTCCTCCTCCTGGGACTCACCGGCCACGGCCTGCCCTGGGTGGCCGGCACCCTCCTCTGCCTCGTGCGCAGCTCCACCCTGGCCGGACAGGAGGTCCTCCTCAACCTCCTCCTGG CGCTGCTGCTGGACGTGGTgctggtggtaataataataatcagtaaaATAATCatactgaaaaataataatagacacaataacaataaaataataatcaaactAAATAATAGTcagattaataatataataaataataataataagtaa
- the plpp7 gene encoding inactive phospholipid phosphatase 7 isoform X2 translates to MHSMWPFRRCRTADVAFRSHGPAFGAPRMPGTVAGPSSSSSQGRSRARDRNNLLNRAEFLSLSQPPKGTQEPPAAASSSSSSRKGGPSPPDGASPGARRPSQQLPEEDCMQLNPSFRGIAYSALLAIDISLSKRLGVCASTTASWGSARSMVLLLGLTGHGLPWVAGTLLCLVRSSTLAGQEVLLNLLLALLLDVVLVAWLQKLARRRGPFDVAPGALDYLTLDLYAFPAGQASRAAMVAKFLLNHLVLAVPLRVLLVLWAALVGFSRVALGRHHVTDVLAGFACGLLQFRLVEALWMSSNTCQMLIAMW, encoded by the exons ATGCATTCGATGTGGCCTTTCAGGAGGTGCCGGACTGCCGATGTGGCCTTTCGGAGCCACGG GCCTGCCTTTGGAGCGCCGAGGATGCCCGGGACGGTGGCgggcccttcctcttcctcctcgcaGGGCCGGTCACGGGCCCGGGACCGCAACAACCTCCTGAACCGGGCCGAGTTCCTGTCCCTGAGCCAGCCCCCCAAGGGCACCCAGGAGCCCCCcgctgccgcctcctcctcctcgtcttcgCGGAAGGGGGGTCCCTCTCCCCCGGACGGGGCCTCCCCCGGGGCCCGGCGGCCGTCCCAGCAGCTTCCGGAGGAGGACTGCATGCAGCTGAACCCCTCCTTCCGGGGCATCGCCTACAGCGCCCTCCTGGCCATCGACATCTCCCTCTCCAAGCGGCTGGGGGTCTGCGCCAGCACCACCGCCTCCTGGGGCAGCGCCCGCTCCATGGTCCTCCTCCTGGGACTCACCGGCCACGGCCTGCCCTGGGTGGCCGGCACCCTCCTCTGCCTCGTGCGCAGCTCCACCCTGGCCGGACAGGAGGTCCTCCTCAACCTCCTCCTGG CGCTGCTGCTGGACGTGGTGCTGGTGGCGTGGCTGCAGAAGCTGGCCAGGCGTCGCGGCCCGTTTGACGTGGCCCCGGGGGCACTGGACTACCTGACGCTGGACCTGTACGCCTTCCCCGCGGGGCAGGCCAGCCGGGCGGCCATGGTGGCCAAGTTCCTGCTCAACCACCTGGTCCTGGCGGTGCCCCTGCGCGTCCTGCTGGTCCTCTGGGCCGCCCTGGTGGGCTTCTCCCGCGTGGCCCTCGGCCGGCACCACGTCACCGACGTCCTGGCCGGGTTCGCCTGCGGCCTCCTCCAGTTCCGCCTGGTCGAGGCCCTTTGGATGTCCTCCAACACCTGCCAGATGCTCATCGCCATGTGGTGA
- the plpp7 gene encoding inactive phospholipid phosphatase 7 isoform X1, giving the protein MSLPTLPIGRGDPSLPPDWPLPMSLPPPPRPGPAKYSSMCLRVHSSWDIFSLPAPFWGEGPGEEGPGPGLGHRWGGCGGLLPGPAFGAPRMPGTVAGPSSSSSQGRSRARDRNNLLNRAEFLSLSQPPKGTQEPPAAASSSSSSRKGGPSPPDGASPGARRPSQQLPEEDCMQLNPSFRGIAYSALLAIDISLSKRLGVCASTTASWGSARSMVLLLGLTGHGLPWVAGTLLCLVRSSTLAGQEVLLNLLLALLLDVVLVAWLQKLARRRGPFDVAPGALDYLTLDLYAFPAGQASRAAMVAKFLLNHLVLAVPLRVLLVLWAALVGFSRVALGRHHVTDVLAGFACGLLQFRLVEALWMSSNTCQMLIAMW; this is encoded by the exons ATGTCCCTCCCCACTTTGCCCATTGGCCGTGGGGACCCCTCTCTGCCTCCTGATTGGCCCCTGCCcatgtccctccccccccccccccgcccggggCCTGCCAAATACTCATCCATGTGCCTCCGGGTGCATTCCTCCTGGGATATATTTAGCCTCCCGGCTCCTTTTTGGGGCGAAGGGCCTGGCGAGGAGGGTCCGGGTCCGGGCCTGGGTCACCGCTGGGGTGGGTGCGGGGGTCTCCTCCCAGG GCCTGCCTTTGGAGCGCCGAGGATGCCCGGGACGGTGGCgggcccttcctcttcctcctcgcaGGGCCGGTCACGGGCCCGGGACCGCAACAACCTCCTGAACCGGGCCGAGTTCCTGTCCCTGAGCCAGCCCCCCAAGGGCACCCAGGAGCCCCCcgctgccgcctcctcctcctcgtcttcgCGGAAGGGGGGTCCCTCTCCCCCGGACGGGGCCTCCCCCGGGGCCCGGCGGCCGTCCCAGCAGCTTCCGGAGGAGGACTGCATGCAGCTGAACCCCTCCTTCCGGGGCATCGCCTACAGCGCCCTCCTGGCCATCGACATCTCCCTCTCCAAGCGGCTGGGGGTCTGCGCCAGCACCACCGCCTCCTGGGGCAGCGCCCGCTCCATGGTCCTCCTCCTGGGACTCACCGGCCACGGCCTGCCCTGGGTGGCCGGCACCCTCCTCTGCCTCGTGCGCAGCTCCACCCTGGCCGGACAGGAGGTCCTCCTCAACCTCCTCCTGG CGCTGCTGCTGGACGTGGTGCTGGTGGCGTGGCTGCAGAAGCTGGCCAGGCGTCGCGGCCCGTTTGACGTGGCCCCGGGGGCACTGGACTACCTGACGCTGGACCTGTACGCCTTCCCCGCGGGGCAGGCCAGCCGGGCGGCCATGGTGGCCAAGTTCCTGCTCAACCACCTGGTCCTGGCGGTGCCCCTGCGCGTCCTGCTGGTCCTCTGGGCCGCCCTGGTGGGCTTCTCCCGCGTGGCCCTCGGCCGGCACCACGTCACCGACGTCCTGGCCGGGTTCGCCTGCGGCCTCCTCCAGTTCCGCCTGGTCGAGGCCCTTTGGATGTCCTCCAACACCTGCCAGATGCTCATCGCCATGTGGTGA
- the plpp7 gene encoding inactive phospholipid phosphatase 7 isoform X4 — protein sequence MPGTVAGPSSSSSQGRSRARDRNNLLNRAEFLSLSQPPKGTQEPPAAASSSSSSRKGGPSPPDGASPGARRPSQQLPEEDCMQLNPSFRGIAYSALLAIDISLSKRLGVCASTTASWGSARSMVLLLGLTGHGLPWVAGTLLCLVRSSTLAGQEVLLNLLLALLLDVVLVAWLQKLARRRGPFDVAPGALDYLTLDLYAFPAGQASRAAMVAKFLLNHLVLAVPLRVLLVLWAALVGFSRVALGRHHVTDVLAGFACGLLQFRLVEALWMSSNTCQMLIAMW from the exons ATGCCCGGGACGGTGGCgggcccttcctcttcctcctcgcaGGGCCGGTCACGGGCCCGGGACCGCAACAACCTCCTGAACCGGGCCGAGTTCCTGTCCCTGAGCCAGCCCCCCAAGGGCACCCAGGAGCCCCCcgctgccgcctcctcctcctcgtcttcgCGGAAGGGGGGTCCCTCTCCCCCGGACGGGGCCTCCCCCGGGGCCCGGCGGCCGTCCCAGCAGCTTCCGGAGGAGGACTGCATGCAGCTGAACCCCTCCTTCCGGGGCATCGCCTACAGCGCCCTCCTGGCCATCGACATCTCCCTCTCCAAGCGGCTGGGGGTCTGCGCCAGCACCACCGCCTCCTGGGGCAGCGCCCGCTCCATGGTCCTCCTCCTGGGACTCACCGGCCACGGCCTGCCCTGGGTGGCCGGCACCCTCCTCTGCCTCGTGCGCAGCTCCACCCTGGCCGGACAGGAGGTCCTCCTCAACCTCCTCCTGG CGCTGCTGCTGGACGTGGTGCTGGTGGCGTGGCTGCAGAAGCTGGCCAGGCGTCGCGGCCCGTTTGACGTGGCCCCGGGGGCACTGGACTACCTGACGCTGGACCTGTACGCCTTCCCCGCGGGGCAGGCCAGCCGGGCGGCCATGGTGGCCAAGTTCCTGCTCAACCACCTGGTCCTGGCGGTGCCCCTGCGCGTCCTGCTGGTCCTCTGGGCCGCCCTGGTGGGCTTCTCCCGCGTGGCCCTCGGCCGGCACCACGTCACCGACGTCCTGGCCGGGTTCGCCTGCGGCCTCCTCCAGTTCCGCCTGGTCGAGGCCCTTTGGATGTCCTCCAACACCTGCCAGATGCTCATCGCCATGTGGTGA